The following proteins are co-located in the Plasmodium brasilianum strain Bolivian I chromosome 11, whole genome shotgun sequence genome:
- a CDS encoding 4-hydroxybenzoate polyprenyltransferase, whose amino-acid sequence MNKRQCIRNFKSLVKKGNVLYVEEKGYGHYVENKKYGRYVENKEYGRYAENKEYGRYAENKEYGRYAENKEYGQYAENKEYGRYPENKEYGRYSENKEYGQYAENKEYGRYPENKKYGRYSENKEYGRYAENKKYGRYPEKEKNGLFPTEVASKGGRENYLSYQTFYLFSKGKNVDMLKLGKSMRTMKPSMYHNMFVLIGRNLELKHLPLVLEKHNTNKIIRSCYSSVHGENSNRRKNKHIWSNYNFTDMIKTNLKNYIILSRMNIPTGFYLLFYSALYGYILTYDMNNLIIHINNNYELRWEAIKEIGNNIALFLIGSINSRIVGCIINDLFDRKFDKHVERTKNRPLANETMSIRTAITYMCIHGCISLLTLFQFDYQTVCTGLISTIFIITYPLLKRITYYAQVYLSFTFNLGFFISSSININLVENILPLTLSFLPLCYLTIIYDTIYAYQDKQDDIKLNLRSLAIKWNKNTLKNSKLLALHMTYLFYLSAYLFNIHYSYYILSTCNVLYLYYSISNISIDDKQECMNFFKKSKYFLLLIALSALFAKMCELHKKELHREGDGIQVGVEA is encoded by the coding sequence ATGAATAAGCGGCAGTGTATTAGGAATTTTAAAAGTTTAGTTAAGAAAGGGAATGTTCTCTATGTAGAGGAGAAAGGGTATGGTCATTATGtagagaataaaaaatatggtcGTTATGTAGAGAATAAGGAGTATGGCCGATATGCAGAGAATAAAGAGTATGGCCGATATGCAGAGAATAAAGAATATGGCCGATATGCAGAGAATAAAGAGTATGGCCAATATGCAGAGAATAAAGAATATGGTCGCTATCCAGAGAATAAAGAATATGGCCGCTATTCAGAGAATAAAGAGTATGGCCAATATGCAGAGAATAAAGAATATGGTCGCTATCcagagaataaaaaatatggccGCTATTCAGAGAATAAAGAGTATGGCCGATATGCAGAGAATAAAAAGTATGGTCGCTATCCAGAGAAGGAAAAGAATGGCCTCTTCCCGACGGAGGTAGCATCAAAGGGGGGAAGAGAAAATTATCTTAGCTACCAAACGTTTTATCTCTTTagtaaaggaaaaaatgtgGACATGTTAAAATTGGGTAAATCGATGAGGACGATGAAGCCTAGTATGTATCATAATATGTTTGTCCTCATAGGGAGGAATTTAGAATTAAAACATCTTCCTCTCGTTTTAGAAAAGCATAATACAAATAAGATCATAAGGAGTTGTTATTCCTCTGTGCATGGAGAGAACAGTAATAGAAGGAAGAACAAACACATATGGTCTAACTACAATTTTACCGATATgattaaaacaaatttaaaaaattatataatactgTCAAGAATGAATATCCCCACAGGGTTTTATTTACTGTTTTATTCAGCACTATACGGATACATTTTAACATACGACATGAacaatttaattatacatattaataataattatgaactGAGATGGGAAgcaataaaagaaataggGAATAACATTGCTCTTTTTCTAATTGGGAGTATTAATAGTAGAATAGTAGGTTGTATTATAAATGATTTGTTTGATAGGAAATTTGATAAGCACGTcgaaagaacaaaaaatagaCCGTTAGCAAATGAAACTATGAGTATTCGGACAGCtataacatatatgtgtatacatggATGTATATCTCTTTTAACATTATTTCAATTTGATTACCAAACAGTATGTACAGGTTTAATATCaaccatttttattatcacatATCCATTATTAAAGAGAATTACATATTATGCTCAGGTATATCTatcttttacatttaatCTTGGCTTCTTCATATCCTcaagtattaatataaatttagttGAAAATATACTTCCACTTACTTTAAGTTTTTTACCCTTATGTTACTtaactattatatatgatacaATATATGCATATCAAGATAAACAAGAtgacataaaattaaatttaagaTCGTTAGctataaaatggaataagaatactttaaaaaattcaaaattgtTGGCTTTACATATGACTTACTTATTTTATCTCTCTGCTTACCTCTTCAATATACACTACTCTTACTATATTCTATCTACATGTAACGTCCTCTATTTATATTACAGTATTAGTAATATTTCCATAGATGACAAACAGGAatgtatgaatttttttaaaaagagcaAATACTTCTTACTTCTAATCGCACTCTCAGCTTTATTTGCAAAAATGTGCGAACTGCACAAGAAGGAACTCCATAGGGAAGGGGATGGCATCCAAGTAGGAGTAGAGGCATAG
- a CDS encoding uroporphyrinogen III decarboxylase — protein MISSTTNNHMHGTEEVYTRPANLTYPTEYGRPKNDLILRVIENKEKGKEMEMIPFWLMRQAGRYLPEYLLFRKKYGFLEMCYDPELSSEVSIFPLKRFACDMLVIFSDILIIFVAMGIQIEFIENIGPVLNKEIFTYDEFTKLNLNIPEVIENLHYVYDSINLTKKKINNSVPILGFVGSPFTLFTYLTKNNKKTYEESLKLIYGKPNDAHKMLHILTNICANHLINQIDSGADIIQIFDSNADIVDKDRFKEFSLYYINKVIQLVKKHRPNTYIILFVKDNFHEDINEINIDVLSITHKQLANNHSQFYYNLFKNKIIIQGALDPNILLLDDEKLVQKYTEAMIDKISYTNKYIANLGHGVLPNSRIENVHAFIDTVKRAGKEMHTDKNRV, from the exons ATGATCTCATCCACTACGAATAACCACATGCATGGCACTGAAGAAGTATACACCAGACCTGCAAATTTAACGTATCCAA CAGAGTACGGAAGACCAAAGAACGACCTAATCCTAAGAGTAAtagaaaataaggaaaaaggaaaagaaatggAAATGATCCCCTTCTGGTTGATGCGTCAAGCAGGAAGGTATTTACCTGAGTATTtgttatttagaaaaaaatatggatttCTCGAAATGTGTTATGATCCTGAGTTATCATCAGAGGTTAGTATATTTCCTTTGAAAAGATTTGCATGTGATATGTTGGTGATATTCTcagatattttaataatatttgtagCAATGGGTATCCAGATAgaatttattgaaaatattggTCCAGTACTTAACaaagaaatttttacatatgatGAGTTTACAAAAttgaatttaaatataccGGAAGTAATAGAAAATCTACATTATGTTTATGACTCTATAAATTTaactaaaaagaaaattaataactCGGTACCTATCCTAGGATTCGTTGGTTCTCCTTTCactttatttacatatttaacaaaaaataataaaaagacaTATGAAGAGAGTTTAAAATTAATCTATGGAAAACCTAATGATGCACATAAGATGTTACATATATTGACTAATATATGTGCTAATCATTTAATTAATCAAATAGATAGTGGAGCAGatataattcaaatttttGACAGTAACGCAGATATTGTTGATAAAGATCGTTTCAAAGAATttagtttatattatataaataaagtcATTCAGCTAGTTAAGAAACATAGACCTAACACttatataattctatttgttaaagataattttcatgaagatattaatgaaattaatatCGACGTATTATCCATTACACATAAACAGTTGGCAAACAACCATTCACAGTTTtactataatttatttaaaaataaaattataatacaaGGGGCCTTAGACCCAAACATTCTCCTTCTTGATGATGAAAAACTTGTTCAAAAATACACAGAAGCTATGATTGACAAGATTAGTTAcactaataaatatattgctAACCTAGGCCATGGTGTGTTACCTAACTCTAGAATTGAAAATGTACATGCGTTTATTGATACAGTGAAGAGGGCTGGAAAAGAGATGCACACGGATAAGAACAGGGTGTAA
- a CDS encoding RING zinc finger protein: MVQQNVFIAFVSKELCNYFQLNNTETVIFRYFTMMLYLLLILCILSLIVMSVYYFHVTCEECDYYNRVLVIGILIKNIGHINLTIIRVKRRSEIEENERLRSIMVALVQIFNSLTFVLALLSLYLLHFYKNVCSSNTLSLKLIRIYYYFTITLYFIPLLFYISLGLFLSIIICIMINFSVDENDRIPTPENIINKLQVVKYKDIEYIYKKTKKNKRSKKYIKKPSFEMIFDKVKSVIRHKGNKQKEKEKEKEKEKNIYIHVNSKDSNNIGDDDNLQEMLKPLNVDMQNERGAYSASDYNRRRTQEYLNGGSSSNGNNSGNNASTSSFNSRGNTINAEIPSENEDVCSICMMNYISNDNIMIMPCDKRHFFHVNCLTKWLYKSQVCPICRTNIVNCVNSKNDLV; the protein is encoded by the exons ATGGTGCAGCAAAACGTTTTTATCGCCTTCGTATCGAAGGAGttat GCAATTACTTCCAATTGAACAACACGGAAACAGTAATATTTCGGTACTTTACGATGATGTTATACTTGCTGCTAATTCTATGTATCCTATCGCTAATCGTAATGAGCGTATATTACTTTCATGTAACATGTGAAGAGTGTGATTATTATAACAGGGTATTGGTTATaggaatattaataaaaaatattggacatataaatttaactATAATAAGAGTAAAAAGAAGAAGTGAAATAGAAGAGAATGAAAGATTAAGAAGTATAATGGTAGCATTAGTCCAAATATTTAACTCATTAACTTTTGTTTTAGCTTTATTGTCTTTATACTTAttgcatttttataaaaatgtatgttcGTCAAATACCTTATCATTAAAATtgataagaatatattattattttaccatAACTTTATACTTTattcctttattattttatatatctctTGGTTTGTTTCtgtctattattatttgtattatgataaatttttcaGTAGATGAAAATGACCGTATACCAACCccagaaaatattataaataaattacaagtagttaaatataaagatatagaatacatttataaaaagacaaaaaagaacaaaagaagtaaaaagtACATTAAGAAACCTTCTTTTGAAATGATATTTGACAAAGTAAAAAGTGTAATTAGACATAAAGGCAATAAgcaaaaagagaaagaaaaagaaaaagaaaaagaaaaaaatatatatatacatgttaaCAGTAAAGACTCAAACAACATTGGTGATGATGACAACTTACAAGAAATGCTAAAACCGCTTAACGTAGATATGCAAAATGAAAGAGGTGCCTACAGTGCTAGTGATTACAATAGAAGACGAACGcaagaatatttaaatggCGGCAGCAGCAGCAACGGTAACAACAGCGGAAATAACGCCAGTACCAGCAGCTTCAACAGCAGAGGTAACACTATTAATGCCGAAATTCCAAGTGAAAATGAAGATGTTTGTTCAATTTGTATGatgaattatataagtaACGATAATATTATGATCATGCCCTGTGATAAAAGGCATTTTTTCCATGTTAACTGCTTAACGAAGTGGCTGTATAAAAGTCAAGTTTGCCCTATCTGTAGAACAAATATAGTTAACTGTGTTAATTCTAAGAATGACCTCGTTTGA
- a CDS encoding MYND-type zinc finger protein, with amino-acid sequence MDIKDMEFFNYVNNLRGVELSGLFSTEWFELHKNIVLINVYLHSNSDIIDSIEDKRMNALVMRFETLLRELITTYFIRFLNSNEKSKSNKESLSFEEKEELQNEKSNVKYTHDDVSTHSHISSYISLYHELTILNIFEFILFSDYIYEKIDSCMINFFAYIYSNLVSFLKTNSEEYFVKPINELSISEILKEENDKTCNIDKLKIYMNVINNLRNITDRIHLLNNTVVNKIVDYDILLILVPLLEKRPWRHENYVFEKNEWVKTEDNTLAATEKQLWLILYTLILNRTCQEKYEMTNYRRNNILKLRKYMNESLHEQLPPMKTLHTFIEHLYISKSVFPENKNSYLIIDVVPEIFDEIKSDMLKNKKKIISLLNNITIEKDVLRNISDMYLSIYEVDQQINTKNNRNSKENDEQEKKTECNEGEEAIFDDLYLCNICKENAELQCSQCKRIYYCSKECQMKDWFNHREVCSSAE; translated from the exons atgGACATAAAAGATATGGAATTTTTCAATTATGTTAACAATCTAAGGGGTGTAGAACTGTCAGGCCTATTTTCCACTGA aTGGTTTGAGTTGCATAAGAATATAGTTCTTATCAACGTCTACTTACACAGTAATAGTGACATAATTGATAGCATAGAAGATAAAAGAATGAACGCGCTTGTGATGAGG TTTGAAACATTACTAAGGGAATTAATTACCACCTACTTTATACGATTTCTGAATTCAAacgaaaaaagtaaaagcaATAAGGAGAGCTTATCATTCGAGGAAAAGGAAGAATTACAAAATGAGAAGagtaatgtaaaatatacacatgaTGACGTTAGTACGCATAGCCATATTTCCAGTTACATATCG CTTTACCACGAATTGACTatcttaaatatttttgagtttatattattttctgactatatttatgaaaaaatagacTCCTGTATGATAAATTTCTTTGCCTATATCTATTCTAATTTAGTGTCTTTTCTCAAAac CAATTCTGAggaatattttgtaaaaccCATAAACGAACTATCCATAAGCGAA ATActaaaagaagaaaacgaCAAAACGTGTAATATtgacaaattaaaaatttatatgaacgTTATAAATAATCTGAGGAATATAACGGATAGGATTCATCTCTTAAATAACACTgttgttaataaaatagtagATTATG ACATTTTACTAATATTAGTTCCACTCCTTGAGAAAAGACCATGGAGACATGAAAACTACGTATTTGAAAAGAATga GTGGGTAAAAACTGAAGATAATACTTTAGCAGCTACTGAAAAACAA CTGTGGTTAATTTTGTATACCCTTATCCTAAATAGAACTTGCCAGGAAAA ATATGAAATGACTAATTACAGAAGGAATAACATCTTGAAG CTCAGGAAATACATGAACGAAAGTTTGCATGAACAGCTACCTCCTATGAAAACGCTGCACACATTTATAgaa CATTTGTACATATCAAAAAGTGTGTTCCctgaaaacaaaaattctTATCTAATTATCGATGTG GTGCCCGAAATTTTTGACGAAATAAAAAGTGACATgttgaaaaacaaaaaaaaaataatatccttattaaataatataacaattgAGAAGGATGTTTTAAGGAATATATCAGATATGTACTTATCCATTTACGAGGTTGACCAACAGATTAACACAA aaaacAATAGAAATTCTAAAGAAAACGatgaacaagaaaaaaaaactgagTGTAACGAAGGAGAAGAGGCAATTTTTGACGATCTTTACCTTTGCAACATTTGCAAGGAAAAc gCTGAATTGCAATGTTCCCAGTGCAAACGAATTTACTATTGCTCGAAAGAATGCCag ATGAAGGACTGGTTTAACCACAGAGAGGTTTGCTCAAGTGCCGAATGA